Proteins encoded within one genomic window of Geotalea daltonii FRC-32:
- a CDS encoding radical SAM/SPASM domain-containing protein, giving the protein MLDSADVLAPAQRLLSLNFMFTEKCNLKCVYCPQFSENRPMMDTPPELLRTIVDYIVRNRIPAAGVGFYGETLCFKGWEGYIRALLDAGVSMSLCSNWNHKLTAEEARVLSRFSLLQFSIDTTDQDLLRALRPPADARTIIYNMHLIRSQAIVNDNPAPTIMWCSVLSQRIIPHLCNFIAMAVSNGVNRISFNEIEYYKESSRELLSIFDLQGSDFVAAADAIEGMDLLAKKNGVEITYAFNSFLDVVKARKAQELSQHVQMHGDDSSKMCRLPVKGIQGTSSHLSLAATTIAPDENQRRTRLCLAPWTSAYILADGTVCTCCVRGKSMGRITANIDLDAVLQGELYREFRWRLLTGNIIDNACLACPVTPIVQAEELLYQVNNLLGNYVDEI; this is encoded by the coding sequence ATGCTTGACAGTGCGGATGTGCTGGCGCCGGCACAGCGACTGTTGTCGCTAAATTTCATGTTCACAGAAAAATGCAATCTGAAATGCGTCTATTGCCCGCAATTTTCAGAGAACCGCCCCATGATGGACACGCCACCAGAACTGCTCCGGACAATCGTCGACTATATCGTCAGGAATCGGATCCCTGCCGCAGGTGTTGGTTTTTATGGCGAAACCCTGTGCTTTAAAGGATGGGAAGGGTATATCCGGGCATTGCTGGATGCAGGCGTCAGCATGTCCCTCTGTTCCAACTGGAACCATAAGCTGACCGCTGAAGAAGCAAGAGTGTTGAGCAGGTTCAGCTTACTGCAGTTCAGTATCGATACTACCGACCAGGACCTGCTCCGCGCCCTTCGTCCTCCTGCAGACGCCAGGACCATCATCTACAACATGCACCTCATCCGCAGCCAGGCCATCGTCAACGACAACCCTGCGCCGACCATTATGTGGTGCAGCGTACTGAGCCAGCGCATCATTCCCCATCTTTGCAACTTTATCGCCATGGCGGTCTCCAACGGAGTCAACAGGATCAGCTTCAATGAAATCGAGTATTACAAGGAGTCATCACGGGAACTGTTGAGCATTTTCGATCTGCAAGGCAGCGATTTTGTAGCTGCTGCCGATGCCATCGAGGGAATGGATCTCCTGGCCAAGAAAAACGGAGTGGAGATCACTTATGCCTTCAACTCCTTCCTTGATGTGGTGAAGGCAAGAAAGGCCCAGGAATTGAGCCAGCATGTCCAAATGCACGGCGACGACAGCAGTAAGATGTGCCGCCTGCCGGTCAAGGGCATCCAAGGAACCTCCAGCCACCTGTCGCTGGCCGCAACCACCATCGCCCCTGATGAGAATCAGCGCCGCACCAGGCTTTGCCTCGCCCCTTGGACCAGCGCCTATATCCTTGCCGATGGCACCGTCTGCACCTGCTGCGTCAGAGGGAAGTCCATGGGGCGAATCACGGCAAATATCGATCTGGACGCCGTCCTGCAAGGGGAGCTCTACCGTGAGTTCCGCTGGCGGCTTTTAACCGGCAACATTATCGACAATGCCTGTCTTGCCTGCCCGGTAACACCCATTGTCCAGGCTGAGGAACTGCTGTACCAGGTTAACAACCTGCTCGGGAACTACGTCGATGAGATATGA
- a CDS encoding tetratricopeptide repeat protein, whose protein sequence is MAESEITSMLPMLRQADLLLNKGLVEEAVEFYIRIIGMAPHQMDAYARLGHAYHLIGSIKEAAAAYLKVLSFDDVDAGTYCGIAEFIRTGEKLKTEDESTYNRLVELFIDHMLQQTVRGSADTSKLVVTWDFRSQPYSIGDLILLQQAANCICLAHGITQARTYLLSDRENPARPSFRALGVNGENYLDHIIRLLPVFLLCNEAPALTLEHDEDTALQSMAAPDAVAWPTVPLLKSMLDLNLPTFRLLNMFYEQQKMLPEFRIRGSLARWARNFIEENARGYIPVAVQMRKTKSYNLSRNSNIEAWSEFFSHCHSHLPVKFFVICAASEVDEQLRAHENVVIAKNSRTTVDQDLALIKECAAFMGISSGPATVAFFGNRPYSIVNAHLEQSLVPLLKKEPWGYSFTYAKKNQRIIASGNETCELLVRELGILLKDLTSDGERNIDRLLSDKDTDLRLH, encoded by the coding sequence ATGGCAGAAAGTGAAATTACAAGCATGCTTCCCATGCTGCGTCAGGCAGACCTCCTGCTCAACAAGGGCTTGGTTGAGGAAGCAGTAGAATTCTACATTCGCATCATCGGCATGGCGCCCCATCAGATGGATGCCTATGCCCGCCTTGGACATGCCTACCACTTAATCGGCAGTATTAAGGAAGCTGCGGCCGCTTACCTCAAGGTGCTATCCTTTGACGATGTGGATGCCGGCACATACTGCGGGATTGCTGAATTTATACGAACCGGAGAAAAACTGAAGACCGAGGATGAGTCTACCTACAACCGGCTGGTCGAGCTGTTCATCGACCATATGTTGCAGCAAACGGTCAGGGGCTCCGCTGATACCTCAAAACTGGTGGTTACCTGGGATTTCAGATCGCAGCCCTATTCCATTGGCGACCTGATTCTGCTGCAACAGGCAGCCAATTGTATTTGCCTTGCCCATGGCATTACCCAAGCCAGAACGTACCTGCTTTCTGACAGAGAAAACCCTGCCCGGCCGTCGTTCCGCGCCCTTGGGGTTAACGGGGAAAATTACCTCGATCACATCATCAGACTGCTACCAGTCTTTCTTCTCTGTAACGAAGCACCGGCACTGACCCTGGAACATGATGAAGATACCGCTCTTCAATCCATGGCTGCCCCAGACGCGGTTGCCTGGCCCACAGTCCCCCTTCTGAAGAGTATGCTCGATCTGAATCTGCCCACCTTCCGGCTATTGAACATGTTTTACGAGCAACAAAAAATGTTGCCGGAATTCAGGATAAGGGGGTCGCTTGCCAGGTGGGCCAGGAACTTTATCGAAGAAAATGCACGGGGATATATTCCAGTTGCAGTCCAAATGCGCAAGACCAAAAGCTACAACCTCAGCAGGAACAGCAACATCGAGGCATGGTCTGAATTCTTCAGCCACTGCCACAGCCACCTGCCGGTTAAATTCTTTGTCATTTGCGCTGCAAGCGAAGTGGACGAGCAACTTCGGGCACATGAAAACGTGGTGATCGCAAAAAACAGCAGAACGACCGTAGATCAGGATCTGGCGCTAATAAAGGAATGTGCCGCTTTCATGGGAATTTCTTCCGGCCCGGCCACGGTGGCCTTTTTCGGCAACCGCCCCTATTCAATTGTTAATGCGCACCTGGAACAGAGCCTGGTGCCCCTCCTGAAAAAGGAACCCTGGGGCTATTCCTTTACCTATGCAAAAAAGAACCAGCGGATTATTGCAAGCGGAAACGAAACCTGCGAGCTGCTGGTGCGGGAATTGGGGATTCTGCTGAAAGACCTAACTTCAGACGGCGAAAGAAACATCGATCGGTTACTCTCCGATAAGGACACCGACCTCAGGCTGCATTGA
- a CDS encoding FkbM family methyltransferase, which produces MTGKTMPSFLNSLKDIPAGARLCLYGVGEGCLHLLQKLQSTRPDVVVIALIDDARKNLTLTIPLVTLEEIDRLSCDLILVTSVYWIDICQKLKTAGCTEFVVAAPDLLFEHLIFDDSELKLWARQIAQTSALLSDAQQKALYNLVVTSRTRQPEYQQRLHDYFHAHRSSMGREYLEFINSGDLQTIIEGGVFDGADTREFARCLCPGGTVHGFDPNLATPSPLSSSQISLYPMALWSSRTFLPFFSNRDNPPGARIVTDMAEQDEVQQVPAISIDEFTTEQALERVDLIKLDVEGAEAEVLQGAIATLKRHRPQLAVCIYHKKQHLFQVPLLLNSMLHGYHYYLGHYSPTFWDTVWYAVPEEKDYRHHGRK; this is translated from the coding sequence ATGACTGGGAAAACAATGCCCTCGTTTCTCAACTCACTGAAAGATATCCCCGCCGGTGCGCGGCTCTGCCTCTATGGCGTAGGGGAGGGATGCCTGCATCTCCTGCAAAAACTGCAGTCTACTCGTCCCGATGTAGTCGTCATCGCCCTGATTGATGATGCCCGAAAAAATTTGACCCTTACCATACCGTTGGTCACCCTGGAAGAAATCGATCGTCTCTCCTGTGACCTCATCCTCGTCACCTCGGTCTACTGGATCGATATCTGCCAAAAGCTCAAAACAGCCGGCTGTACGGAATTCGTGGTGGCAGCACCCGACCTCCTCTTCGAGCACCTTATTTTTGATGACAGCGAGTTGAAACTCTGGGCCCGGCAGATTGCTCAGACATCGGCACTGCTCTCTGATGCTCAACAGAAGGCCCTGTACAACCTGGTGGTGACCAGCCGGACTAGACAACCGGAATACCAACAAAGGTTGCATGATTATTTTCACGCCCACCGTTCCAGCATGGGGCGGGAGTACCTGGAGTTCATCAACAGCGGCGATCTTCAAACCATCATCGAAGGGGGAGTTTTTGACGGCGCCGATACCCGGGAATTCGCCCGTTGCTTGTGTCCCGGCGGCACCGTGCATGGGTTCGACCCGAATCTCGCCACCCCTTCGCCCTTAAGTTCTTCTCAGATCAGCCTTTACCCCATGGCCCTCTGGAGCAGTCGGACATTCCTGCCTTTTTTTTCCAACCGGGACAATCCCCCAGGCGCGCGGATTGTGACCGACATGGCAGAGCAGGACGAAGTGCAGCAGGTGCCGGCTATCTCCATCGATGAATTTACGACAGAGCAGGCACTGGAAAGGGTGGACCTGATCAAACTCGATGTGGAGGGGGCAGAAGCGGAAGTCCTTCAGGGCGCCATTGCTACGCTCAAGCGGCACCGTCCACAACTGGCGGTGTGCATCTACCACAAGAAGCAGCACCTGTTCCAGGTTCCGCTTCTTCTGAATTCAATGCTCCACGGCTACCACTACTATCTCGGCCACTACTCCCCAACCTTCTGGGATACCGTCTGGTATGCGGTGCCCGAGGAAAAGGATTATCGACACCATGGCAGAAAGTGA